The following coding sequences lie in one Acropora palmata chromosome 3, jaAcrPala1.3, whole genome shotgun sequence genomic window:
- the LOC141875459 gene encoding uncharacterized protein LOC141875459: protein MSQSVFKYYLDQPLIAWTCYHCALPQLSDSFFLDWEELSVYGGAESQNSSLHTDHVGENHLAELTQRLWHSSPKDLKIAHLNVCGVRNKLEEIRYLQQFCKFEILAITESHLDNTVLDSALDMKFLRLDRKGRKGGGCVLYYAEHLKAIHRKDLYTPGLEAIWLQVKFTCTSALFAVLYRPPDDSKFFDSVRIPLEKAWLKTSNIFLLGDMNCNLSTVNYSAHGVANKYKLQSIMDDFHMHNVITERTRRTITSCTLIDVIITTRKELVSSAGVFPLGISDHDLIYATIHLKNKRPPPKIIRTRNYKRMDIHAFKHDLETAPFHIASIFDDPDDRLWAWKILFDDTCNDHAPWKEVRIKSCAPPWLTNDIRYKMNERFKLFKVAMANRCPEAWSAYKRVRNSITRALRKAKASYFTKMLGEVKNSTSYWNLVNRATNPKSRKTIGPIRRSDDSLALQDKDKATALNLILPLSVRG from the coding sequence ATGTCCCAAAGCGTTTTTAAATATTATCTCGATCAACCTTTGATTGCCTGGACTTGTTATCACTGTGCCCTGCCACAATTGAGCGATTCCTTCTTTTTGGATTGGGAGGAACTGAGCGTTTATGGTGGCGCGGAATCGCAAAATTCATCTCTTCACACAGATCATGTGGGTGAGAATCACTTAGCGGAGCTAACTCAAAGGTTATGGCACTCTTCCCCCAAGGATCTGAAGATTGCCCATCTGAATGTGTGCGGTGTTAGGAATAAACTCGAGGAGATTCGGTATTTGCAACAATTTTGCAAGTTTGAAATTTTAGCCATTACAGAATCGCATCTCGACAATACTGTCTTGGACTCTGCATTGGATATGAAATTCTTGCGACTCGATAGGAAAGGCCGCAAGGGAGGTGGCTGTGTCTTGTACTACGCAGAGCACTTAAAAGCAATTCACAGGAAAGATCTATACACACCCGGGCTTGAAGCAATTTGGCTGCAAGTCAAATTTACGTGTACTTCGGCTTTATTTGCAGTATTATACAGACCACCTGACGACAGCAAGTTCTTTGATTCCGTTCGTATCCCCTTGGAAAAGGCTTGGCTAAAGACATCAAATATCTTTTTGCTTGGGGATATGAACTGTAATCTCAGCACAGTTAATTATTCAGCTCATGGCGTTGCCAACAAGTACAAACTTCAATCTATTATGGATGATTTTCATATGCATAACGTGATCACCGAACGAACAAGAAGAACAATCACGTCTTGCACTCTAATTGATGTTATTATTACGACTCGTAAGGAACTTGTCAGTTCTGCTGGCGTTTTCCCTCTGGGAATCTCTGATCACGATCTGATTTACGCGACGATacatctgaaaaacaaaaggccCCCTCCAAAAATTATAAGAACTCGAAACTATAAACGAATGGATATTCATGCCTTCAAACATGATCTCGAAACTGCACCTTTCCACATAGCCTCAATTTTTGACGATCCCGACGATCGCCTTTGGGCCTGGAAAATTCTGTTTGACGATACCTGCAACGACCACGCACCATGGAAGGAGGTGAGAATTAAAAGCTGTGCTCCTCCTTGGTTAACAAATGACATCCGCTATAAAATGAATGAACGGTTTAAGTTGTTCAAAGTAGCGATGGCCAACAGATGTCCAGAAGCGTGGTCGGCTTATAAGAGGGTACGGAATAGTATAACAAGAGCTCTTAGGAAGGCAAAGGCCTCTTATTTTACAAAGATGCTTGGTGAGGTGAAGAACTCAACTTCTTATTGGAACCTGGTTAACAGGGCTACCAACCCGAAAAGTCGGAAGACAATTGGTCCGATAAGACGAAGCGACGATTCATTAGCGCTGCAAGATAAGGATAAAGCAACTGCTTTGAACCTTATTTTGCCACTATCGGTGAGAGGCTGA
- the LOC141877094 gene encoding uncharacterized protein KIAA1143 homolog yields MRESVVFKMAARNVSFTKPKTPLFIENFKKKVGYKEAETVETKFEEADSSNLDDTELSDEKPTVILGSNVSETEAEEFLASLKEHEEADNKDADKNDSLTQGGKIMFKKPVKRKSSGNEKDMNSADNRKKSKPVSTMKGIKNKSLLSFQDDEEDD; encoded by the exons ATGCGCGAGtctgttgttttcaaaatggccgccagaAATGTCTCTTTCACGAAACCCAAAACTCCTTTGTTTATAgagaattttaagaaaaaagttGGATACAAAGAGGCAGAAACAGTTGAGACGAAGTTTGAAGAGGCTGATTCGTCGAATCTGGATGATACAGAGCTTTCGGACGAAAAACCGACCGTTATTTTAGGGTCGAATGTTAGCGAGACAGAGGCTGAAGAGTTTTTGGCAAGTTTGAAAGAACATGAAGAGGCAGACAACAAAG atGCAGACAAGAACGATAGTCTTACACAAGGGGGAAAGATCATGTTCAAGAAACCAGTGAAAAGGAAGTCAagtggaaatgaaaaagacaTGAACTCTGCAGATAACAGGAAGAAATCCAAACCAGTGAGTACTATGAAAGGCATTAAAAACAAGAGTCTTCTATCATTTCAGGATGACGAGGAAGATGATTGA